One region of Athene noctua chromosome 18, bAthNoc1.hap1.1, whole genome shotgun sequence genomic DNA includes:
- the APOH gene encoding beta-2-glycoprotein 1, whose product MYLLALLMCVVALSHCALAGKVCSKPPEVLFATIDVNKSVYEVGEEIEYTCRPGFVPNNGQRKYTCLPTGKWPLNTLLCLPKRCPTPGRLNHGKVDFIDSHYQSSLSFSCEPGYNLVGTRTSQCMADGKWSGTFPQCQPVTCAPPSIPEFGVLSYRRSTTGNISNFLDTITFECVPPLALIGNETATCTANGTWSSIPECKVVTCPTPTGIENGFIEFAVRRTYHYNESVSFGCQSSYVLEGPKHSRCEKTGNWSTKPTCKGPCKIPVKKAVVLYNGEKKRVQNDLKEGIQHGETISFFCKNKEKSCAYTVAVPCVDGNLTLPACFKERGFFSSLVKKDPSDMKPCEDQE is encoded by the exons TCTGTTCCAAGCCACCAGAAGTGCTATTTGCCACAATTGATGTAAACAAAAGCGTGTATGAAGTGGGTGAGGAAATCGAATATACCTGTAGGCCTGGGTTCGTCCCCAATAACGGCCAGCGGAAGTACACCTGCCTCCCGACGGGCAAGTGGCCCCTCAATACGCTCTTATGCCTAC CAAAGAGATGTCCCACTCCTGGACGCCTGAACCATGGAAAAGTTGATTTTATCGACTCACACTATCAGAGTTCTTTAAGTTTTTCATGTGAACCAGG ttacaaCCTCGTCGGGACAAGAACAAGCCAATGCATGGCAGATGGAAAATGGAGTGGAACTTTTCCACAGTGTCAAC CGGTGACCTGTGCGCCTCCCTCGATTCCTGAATTTGGAGTCCTTTCTTACCGTCGCTCAACAACTGGAAATATTTCCAATTTCCTGGACACAATTACTTTTGAATGTGTACCTCCTCTTGCACTTATTGGGAACGAGACTGCTACCTGCACGGCCAACGGGACCTGGAGCAGCATTCCAGAGTGCAAGG TTGTCACTTGCCCCACTCCAACAGGAATAGAAAATGGATTCATAGAGTTTGCTGTTCGTAGAACATATCACTACAATGAAAGCGTCAGCTTCGGCTGCCAGTCCAGCTACGTGCTGGAGGGACCTAAGCATTCCCGATGTGAAAAGACTGGAAACTGGTCCACAAAGCCAACCTGTAAAG GACCATGTAAAATACCAGTGAAGAAAGCTGTAGTGTTATACAATGGCGAGAAGAAAAGAGTTCAGAATGACCTTAAGGAAGGCATTCAGCATGGTGAAACTATATCCTTCTTCtgcaagaacaaagaaaaatcctGTGCCTATACCGTAGCTGTTCCGTGCGTGGATGGCAACCTTACTCTCCCCGCCTGTTTCAAAG AACGTGGCTTTTTTTCAAGTCTTGTGAAGAAGGACCCATCAGACATGAAACCATGTGAAGATCAAGAATGA